The genomic segment CCAAAAGAAGTCGTTTCATCAGTTTTTCTCCAGTTTTATCTTGTCCAGGGCGTCCAGCAGTTCCTTTTTGCTGAAAAGTTCGCTCATTTTGATGGGCTGTTCACCCGGAATGTAGAGCGCGTTAAAGGGCACACCGATGCTGCCTTCTTTTTCCAGCCACTGTTTCAGGATGGGATCTTCCTTGGTGAAATCACCGTAGAAAAGGGTCACCCCTTTTTCCTGAAAAGCCTGCTGGATATCAGGTTGGCTTAAAACCTTTTTCATGTTGGTTTTACAATTTTGACACCAGGCGGCGCCAATATCCAAAAACACGGGTTTGCCTTCAGCCATCAGCTTTTCAAAAGCCTCTTCGTTGAACACGTAAAAACCTTCATATTCAGCGGCTTGCAGTCCATCGGCGGAGAGCGTGGCGCTTTCCTTTGGACGCATGCTTTCATCCCAAGGCAGGTAGTTCCAAGCAGCCCAGGCGATTACAGCCACAGCGGCGAGTCCCAAAACAATCTGCACCCATTTCTTGTTTTCGGGACGCACAAAACGTCCGTAGAGCCAGGCGCCGAAGCCAAGGAATACGATGAAGATAGCTGTGTTGAGCATGTAGGGCCCGCTTTTGGTGAGCCCCCACACGTTGGAGAAATATTTCCAAACCAGATACATGAGCACGAAGCCCATGGTTTCCTTGAAAATATTCATCCATTCACCCGGTTTGGGAATGAGTTTGAGTGCTTTTGGGAAAAGACTGATGATGATGAAGGGCAGCGCGAAACCGAAGCCGATGAGCAGGAAAAACAGCACCAACATTGGCGAAGAGAGCCGCACCGCCACTTCCAGCGCGGGTCCCATGAAAGGACCCATGCAGGAAAATCCCATCAGGAAGGCGAAGATGCCGGCAAAGAATGAACCGGCATAACCCTGTTTGGATGTGCTTTTGGCAGCAACGTTCATGCCGGGAGCGGTCATTTCCCAAACTCCCATCAGCGACAATCCAAAAAGGAACAAAATGCTGAGCATAATGAGGTTATAAACCAGGCTTTGGCTCAAAAAACCGTAGGTAAGGTTCACACCCGAAGCGCGGGTAATCACAAACACGGCCGCGATGGCACCAAACGAGATGAGCACTCCCAGGGTGTAAACCATTGTGTGGATGAGGACTTTGGTGATGTCTTTCTGGGCTTGGTTAACCATACTCATGGCCCGGATGGGCAAAATTGGCAGAACGCAGGGTGTAAAATTCAAAACAATGCCGCCCAAAAGCGCCAGAAGCAGATAATACCAGATTTTGCCACCAGCGGCATTTTCGCTTTCGTCACTGGCATCAACAGGAGTTTCTGCTGCCTCTTCCTGTACGGATTCCGGCTCCACAACTTCATCTCCATCAAGCACATCAGCCGCGTCATCAGTTTGGGTTTCGACGGGGCTTTCCAAAGCCAAAATTTCCAGGCTGGCTTTGCCTTCCACATCGCGGGGTGGATCGCAAAAACCACTGGTTTTGTGACACAGACCAAAGGTCATGGTGGCTTTAATATCCAGTTTACCAGGCTTTGCGTTTTTATCCAGGGTGAAGGGTTTGGAAAGAGTGACAGTTTTATGATATTCCCAAACTCCCTCCGTTTTTTGAGTTGGCGAAGGATACTGGGTTTTACCAAATTTCAGGCCGGGATAGCTGCCATCCAGGGTGAGATTAAAATAGTCGTCCTCCCCATCCGCAGGATCGTAGTTCTGTTTCTTTTCAGGGTCGGCGATGCTGAGGGTGGCTTTCAACACACCTTTTTCACCAGGTTTCAGCTTGGCAGGGCTAATGCTGAATTTCACGTTTTGGGCCATGGCAGGCAAAACCAGGGCCAAGGCAAACGATAATAATATGAGAGTCTTGAACTTAGAGCTCATTCAAAACCTCCTGGTCACTTTATTTTTTTATCTAATATA from the Candidatus Cloacimonadota bacterium genome contains:
- a CDS encoding DUF255 domain-containing protein, coding for MSSKFKTLILLSFALALVLPAMAQNVKFSISPAKLKPGEKGVLKATLSIADPEKKQNYDPADGEDDYFNLTLDGSYPGLKFGKTQYPSPTQKTEGVWEYHKTVTLSKPFTLDKNAKPGKLDIKATMTFGLCHKTSGFCDPPRDVEGKASLEILALESPVETQTDDAADVLDGDEVVEPESVQEEAAETPVDASDESENAAGGKIWYYLLLALLGGIVLNFTPCVLPILPIRAMSMVNQAQKDITKVLIHTMVYTLGVLISFGAIAAVFVITRASGVNLTYGFLSQSLVYNLIMLSILFLFGLSLMGVWEMTAPGMNVAAKSTSKQGYAGSFFAGIFAFLMGFSCMGPFMGPALEVAVRLSSPMLVLFFLLIGFGFALPFIIISLFPKALKLIPKPGEWMNIFKETMGFVLMYLVWKYFSNVWGLTKSGPYMLNTAIFIVFLGFGAWLYGRFVRPENKKWVQIVLGLAAVAVIAWAAWNYLPWDESMRPKESATLSADGLQAAEYEGFYVFNEEAFEKLMAEGKPVFLDIGAAWCQNCKTNMKKVLSQPDIQQAFQEKGVTLFYGDFTKEDPILKQWLEKEGSIGVPFNALYIPGEQPIKMSELFSKKELLDALDKIKLEKN